CCACCACGCCGTCGAGCTTGTTGAGCTTGCGCTCGATCCGGTTCGCGCACGACGCGCACGTCATGCCGGTGACGTCGAGGTCGGTGGTGACCCCGACGAGGTCGTCGCCGGTCGGGCTGCTGCTCGAGCCGCTGCGCGGACTGCCCGTCGGCGGGCTCGTGCGGGTGCTGGTCATGAGGTGTCCCGGGGGTGGTGGGTGGGTGGCCGGTCAGGCCAGCGCGTAGCCGGCCTCCTCGACGGCGGCGCGGACGGCGCCGTCGTCGACGGGGGAGGCGGGGTCGCTCGGGGTGACGGTGAGGGCGCCGGAGGCGAGGTCGACGTCGACGGCGGCGACGCCGGCGACCTCGGTCACCTCCTCGGTGACGGAGGCGACGCAGTGGCCGCAGGTCATGCCCGTGACGGTGTAGGTCTGGGTGCTCATCGGTTTCTCCTGGGATCGGGTGGTGGGGGTCGTGCGGGGCGCGAGCGGGGCGACGTACGCCGTCAGGAGCGGACGAGGCGCGCGATGGCCTCGTTGGCCTCGCGCAGCTTGTCCTGCGCCTCGGGCCCGCCCGCGCGGACAGCGTCGGCGACGCAGTGCTCGACGTGCTCCTCGAGGAGGCCGAGGGCGACGGCCTGGAGCGCCTTCGTCATGGCCGAGACCTGCGTGAGGATGTCGATGCAGTAGGTCTCCTCCTCGACCATGCGCTGCAGGCCGCGGGCCTGTCCCTCGATGCGACGCAGCCGCTTGAGGTAGGTGTCCTTGGTCTGCAGGTAGCCGGGGTGCGCGTGCTCGCTCATGATGGCGACTATACCCCCCCAGGGTAATTCGGACCAGTCAGGGGCGTGCGCGACGGGAGCGCCAGCGCACGACCTCCTCCTCGACGTCGCGCGGGGAGGTGACGACCGGCGGGTTCCCCCAGGTTGAGTAGAGCGCGCGCCGTACGGCGGCGTTGAACTCGGTCACCGCCTCGCGCACCTGCTTCTCGGTGTTGAGGCGGTCGAGCCGGTCGTCGAGGGCGGCGTCGTCCTTGCGGATCTGAAGCGCGGCCGGCAGCACGCCGGTGATGTTCTCCCGCTCGACCAGCTGCTTGACGAACCAGTCGGGGTCGTCGGTGTTGCGCAGCTTCAGCGGCTTGCCGTAGCCGGGCAGGTCGTCGAAGTCGCCGCGCGCCATCGCCTGCTGCACCTGCAGGTCCACCCAGGAGGCCTGGTTGCGGATCCGCTCCTCGGCGGCGGCCTTGTCGCTCTTCTCGCGGCGCCGCAGGCGCCAGGAGGTACGTCGCTCCTGGTCCGGATCGTCCGGTCCGGCCGGCCCGTCGGTGTCGTTCTCAGGCGGCTGCGGGTCCGACGGTCCCGTCGGTTCGTGGGTCGAAGGCATCGTCATCACCTCGGCCACCACGGTAGCCACCACCCCCAGGGGTGAGCGCGGCCCGACCCTCGCCCACCTTCACCGTCACCACGCCGGCCAGGATCAGCACCCCGCCGAGCAGCTGCACGGGGCCCGGCAGCTCGCCGAGCAGCAGCCAGGCGAACCCGACGCCCGCCACCACCTCGAGCAGGGCGACGAACGACGCGAGGCGCGAGCCGAGGCGACGGGTGGCGGCGACCCCGGTGGCGTAGGAGACGGCGGCGGTGAAGACGCCGAGCAGGACGAGGGGGACCCACCAGTCGACGACCTGGCCCACCAGCACCACCTCGGCGGTGGTCGCGCGCATCGGCATCAGCCCGGTGAGGCCGAGCAGGCCCAGCCCGGCGCTGCCGGCCAGCAGCCCGCCCGCGGCCAGGGCGATCGGCGGCAGGGAGGTGCCGCTCTCGGCCGAGAGCAGGAAGTAGCCCGACACCCCGACCATCGCCGCCAGCGCCCACAGCACGCCGGGCACGCTCAGGTCCGCGCCGGAGAGCAGGTCGAGGACGAGCACGAGCCCGACGGCGGCGACCGCGGCCCCGGCCAGCGTCGTGCGCGAGGGGCGCTCGCCGTGGCGCAGCCACAGCCACACCACGATCGCGGCGGGGGCGGTGTACTCGATGAGCAGCGCCGGTCCGACCTGCATCGTCTGCACGGCGGAGAAGAAGGAGAACTGCGCGACCATCACGCCGAGGAACCCGAAGGCCGCGATGCGGCCGAGGTTGGCACGCACGAGGTGCCACCGG
This DNA window, taken from Nocardioides sp. HDW12B, encodes the following:
- a CDS encoding metal-sensitive transcriptional regulator; this translates as MSEHAHPGYLQTKDTYLKRLRRIEGQARGLQRMVEEETYCIDILTQVSAMTKALQAVALGLLEEHVEHCVADAVRAGGPEAQDKLREANEAIARLVRS
- a CDS encoding heavy-metal-associated domain-containing protein, whose translation is MSTQTYTVTGMTCGHCVASVTEEVTEVAGVAAVDVDLASGALTVTPSDPASPVDDGAVRAAVEEAGYALA
- a CDS encoding DMT family transporter produces the protein MSHVTHDSAATVADLARARRTRVGLAFAVVSAATFGLSGGLARGSLEAGWSPGSLVLVRVGLGALLLLPLGLRALDGRWHLVRANLGRIAAFGFLGVMVAQFSFFSAVQTMQVGPALLIEYTAPAAIVVWLWLRHGERPSRTTLAGAAVAAVGLVLVLDLLSGADLSVPGVLWALAAMVGVSGYFLLSAESGTSLPPIALAAGGLLAGSAGLGLLGLTGLMPMRATTAEVVLVGQVVDWWVPLVLLGVFTAAVSYATGVAATRRLGSRLASFVALLEVVAGVGFAWLLLGELPGPVQLLGGVLILAGVVTVKVGEGRAALTPGGGGYRGGRGDDDAFDPRTDGTVGPAAA
- a CDS encoding DUF1992 domain-containing protein, translating into MPSTHEPTGPSDPQPPENDTDGPAGPDDPDQERRTSWRLRRREKSDKAAAEERIRNQASWVDLQVQQAMARGDFDDLPGYGKPLKLRNTDDPDWFVKQLVERENITGVLPAALQIRKDDAALDDRLDRLNTEKQVREAVTEFNAAVRRALYSTWGNPPVVTSPRDVEEEVVRWRSRRARP